One Azospirillum brasilense DNA window includes the following coding sequences:
- a CDS encoding S41 family peptidase has protein sequence MKRAILLSSLLLAAAPAWRAPPVLAGAGVDLDSAALIVSANHLAQPEPARIPRRSVAAFQDYLATLDPYSRYLTPKDVAARKPVGATHRGMGALVTETPDGLLVVPLQGSPAAAAGISGPSLLLAVNGRAPPADVDDLRILLDTLGEVELTLRDLVTGQRATRRVPLRAFEIPPVETLMMNGRTIIRLHVFESGRTVPALRAALSRAAAGPGAPILDLRYAKGGDLLEAIDAVSLLLDRAVPVAVTRDATGQETPFRSRTGQNVVAPVVYLLVGPQTVSAAEVFVRALTHWRYGFTIGQTTYGKCVAQKTFPLPDGGGLVLTTARILDPAGVDCAGKGLNPDLPVAGNIHDTAQVLRTLDAFLDDARVVCRVAPLPDRRAAPQAEDELGWKNGLGRMRPVVLNGPGGGQLCLMPPLPAAAAAAVRREQARTVTSPLDLRHAPPAAPAAVSPAAITRPAPTRSAPKVPSKAAAAPPPAHDDATDPTAPLRPANRDD, from the coding sequence GTGAAGCGTGCCATCCTGCTGTCCAGCCTGCTGCTGGCCGCCGCTCCGGCGTGGCGTGCGCCCCCGGTCCTGGCCGGGGCCGGGGTCGATTTGGACTCGGCGGCGCTGATCGTGTCGGCCAACCATCTGGCCCAGCCGGAGCCGGCGCGCATCCCGCGCCGATCCGTGGCGGCGTTCCAGGACTATCTCGCGACGCTGGACCCCTATTCCCGCTATCTGACACCGAAGGACGTCGCGGCGCGCAAGCCGGTGGGCGCCACGCACCGCGGCATGGGCGCCCTGGTCACGGAGACGCCGGACGGCCTGCTGGTCGTTCCCCTCCAGGGCAGCCCGGCGGCGGCGGCCGGAATCTCCGGCCCGTCGCTCCTTCTCGCCGTGAACGGGCGGGCACCGCCCGCCGACGTCGATGATCTGCGCATCCTGCTCGACACCCTCGGCGAGGTGGAACTGACGCTGCGCGATCTCGTGACCGGCCAGCGCGCCACGCGCCGCGTTCCCCTGCGCGCGTTCGAGATACCGCCGGTCGAGACCCTGATGATGAACGGGCGCACCATCATCCGCCTGCACGTGTTCGAGAGCGGACGGACGGTGCCGGCCTTGCGCGCCGCGCTGTCCCGCGCCGCCGCGGGACCCGGCGCCCCCATTCTCGATCTGCGGTACGCTAAGGGCGGTGACCTGCTGGAAGCCATCGACGCCGTGTCGCTGCTCCTCGACCGCGCCGTGCCGGTCGCCGTGACGCGCGACGCGACCGGCCAGGAGACACCGTTCCGGAGTCGCACCGGCCAGAACGTGGTTGCCCCGGTCGTCTACCTCCTGGTCGGCCCGCAGACCGTCAGCGCCGCCGAGGTCTTCGTCCGCGCCCTGACGCACTGGCGGTACGGCTTCACCATCGGCCAGACGACCTACGGCAAGTGCGTGGCCCAGAAAACCTTTCCGCTGCCCGACGGCGGCGGGCTGGTGCTGACGACGGCGCGCATCCTCGACCCCGCCGGTGTGGACTGCGCGGGCAAGGGCCTCAACCCCGACCTGCCGGTGGCCGGAAACATCCACGACACGGCGCAGGTGCTGCGCACGCTCGACGCCTTCCTCGACGACGCGCGGGTCGTGTGCCGGGTCGCCCCTCTGCCGGACCGCCGGGCGGCCCCGCAGGCGGAAGACGAACTGGGCTGGAAGAACGGCCTCGGCCGGATGCGGCCGGTCGTGCTGAACGGGCCGGGCGGCGGGCAGTTGTGCCTGATGCCGCCGCTGCCCGCCGCCGCCGCCGCCGCCGTGCGGCGCGAGCAGGCCCGAACCGTCACGAGCCCGCTCGACCTGCGCCACGCACCGCCGGCCGCCCCGGCAGCCGTCTCCCCGGCTGCCATCACGCGCCCGGCGCCCACGCGGAGCGCTCCGAAGGTCCCGTCGAAAGCCGCTGCAGCCCCACCACCGGCCCACGACGACGCCACCGATCCGACGGCGCCGCTTCGGCCGGCCAACCGTGACGACTGA
- a CDS encoding glycine zipper domain-containing protein, producing MKRTLKMSVCTAVIGSLLLTACATSGKNDATVQGGVGGAAIGGLIGALVGGRQGALIGAAIGGGVGLVAGSVIDERRNAYASDEDFYDGQIAQTRALNTEVSKRNGFLREEIALDQKETKRLAAQAKAGKARKDQLVAQKSSLDERRQKNTQVMAELDKELLVQKEVLAKAESAPGGAANPRAQAMKVQVAALEKEIGELQKMVNDMGTQSATLGQYL from the coding sequence ATGAAACGCACCCTGAAGATGTCCGTCTGCACGGCCGTGATCGGGTCGCTGCTGCTCACCGCCTGCGCCACCTCCGGCAAGAACGACGCCACCGTCCAGGGCGGCGTCGGCGGCGCGGCCATCGGCGGCCTCATCGGGGCGCTGGTCGGCGGCCGGCAGGGCGCCCTGATCGGCGCGGCCATCGGCGGCGGCGTCGGTCTGGTCGCCGGCTCGGTCATCGACGAGCGCCGGAACGCCTATGCGTCGGACGAGGATTTCTACGACGGGCAGATCGCGCAGACCCGCGCCCTGAACACCGAAGTCAGCAAGCGCAACGGGTTTCTGCGCGAGGAAATCGCCCTGGACCAGAAGGAAACCAAGCGTCTGGCCGCCCAGGCCAAGGCCGGCAAGGCCCGCAAGGACCAGCTGGTCGCCCAGAAGTCCTCGCTCGACGAGCGGCGCCAGAAGAACACACAGGTGATGGCTGAACTGGACAAGGAACTGCTGGTCCAGAAGGAAGTGCTGGCCAAGGCCGAAAGCGCGCCGGGCGGCGCCGCCAACCCGCGCGCGCAGGCGATGAAGGTCCAGGTCGCCGCGCTGGAGAAGGAAATCGGCGAGCTTCAGAAAATGGTCAACGACATGGGCACGCAGAGCGCGACCCTCGGCCAGTACCTGTAA
- a CDS encoding formylglycine-generating enzyme family protein, producing MSNKRFAVLAALTAVVTGLSAPAFAKCAHEGEGDSRFDPCPAPDDFLLPMPGGLQMVFRKIAVPGENFWGSFERVVQIGDPQGEIFEAPQKAMVGGSFQDDQGKRWVYHIGKYEVSKAQVAAVLGQGDMAKGVQRLIEISGNPDEKDLAQLTGEDLDRELSMPMAWISWYDVQNVLAEYNRWCYADKNCRSKLPTIGAQGENYRMPGFLRLPTEVEWEYAARGGVDNPNFAAALPFDRKEWKTYAFVKPNAKSKPRRIGSLDGVSGLHDMFGNVQELTANLFQAELGQGKAGALVARGGSFLDTDRSIRSAARSEVGLYQEKGDAIVEVRSPTTGFRLAIGSPVLPTKGYMEQLQREHQAYMETIRAKTPAGQSLLNGGAQASNALQTAQTSLVQISSTMNETRDPKLERELAQVRSALTDASKQLDLRNQEVCSKSLEEGVFFATLYGRAVRQAEFYERFAALRSKRTDLSATDQQQVADILKNASSNRVDADIYFAKYQEKLSEVGGCGDRLASASADHFKAQIAAGKVNLAGKVAFDLFADHLAALTTKKADFEAWRDAIIQRFKDTNVFNQL from the coding sequence GTGTCGAATAAACGCTTCGCGGTCCTGGCCGCGCTGACCGCCGTCGTCACCGGCCTGTCGGCGCCGGCCTTCGCGAAATGCGCCCACGAGGGCGAGGGCGATTCCCGCTTCGACCCGTGCCCGGCCCCGGACGATTTCCTGCTGCCGATGCCTGGCGGCCTGCAGATGGTGTTCCGCAAGATCGCCGTGCCCGGCGAGAACTTCTGGGGCAGCTTCGAGCGCGTCGTGCAGATCGGCGATCCGCAAGGCGAAATCTTCGAAGCCCCGCAGAAGGCCATGGTCGGCGGCTCGTTCCAGGACGACCAGGGCAAGCGCTGGGTCTACCACATCGGCAAGTACGAGGTGTCGAAGGCCCAGGTCGCCGCCGTGCTCGGCCAGGGCGACATGGCCAAGGGTGTGCAGCGCCTGATCGAGATCTCCGGCAACCCCGACGAAAAGGACCTCGCCCAGCTCACCGGCGAGGACCTCGACCGCGAGCTGTCCATGCCCATGGCCTGGATCTCCTGGTACGACGTCCAGAACGTCCTCGCCGAGTACAACCGTTGGTGCTACGCCGACAAAAACTGCCGGTCCAAGCTGCCAACCATCGGCGCGCAGGGCGAAAACTACCGCATGCCCGGCTTCCTGCGCCTGCCGACGGAGGTGGAGTGGGAATACGCGGCGCGCGGCGGCGTGGACAACCCGAACTTCGCCGCCGCCCTGCCCTTCGACCGCAAGGAATGGAAGACCTACGCCTTCGTGAAGCCCAACGCGAAGAGCAAGCCCCGGCGCATCGGCTCGCTGGACGGCGTGAGCGGGCTGCACGACATGTTCGGCAACGTGCAGGAGCTGACCGCCAACCTGTTCCAGGCCGAGCTTGGTCAGGGCAAGGCCGGCGCGCTGGTGGCGCGCGGCGGCAGCTTCCTCGACACCGACCGCAGCATCCGTTCCGCGGCGCGGTCGGAGGTCGGTCTCTACCAGGAAAAGGGCGACGCCATCGTCGAGGTGCGCTCGCCCACCACCGGCTTCCGTCTGGCCATCGGCAGCCCGGTGCTGCCGACCAAGGGCTACATGGAACAGCTCCAGCGCGAGCACCAAGCCTACATGGAGACGATCCGCGCCAAGACTCCGGCCGGCCAATCCCTGCTGAACGGCGGCGCGCAGGCGTCGAACGCGCTGCAGACCGCACAGACCAGCCTCGTGCAGATCTCCAGCACCATGAACGAGACGCGCGACCCGAAGCTCGAACGCGAACTGGCCCAGGTCCGCTCGGCGCTGACCGATGCCTCCAAGCAGCTCGATCTGCGCAACCAGGAGGTCTGCTCCAAGTCGCTCGAGGAAGGCGTGTTCTTCGCCACGCTGTACGGCCGCGCCGTCCGTCAGGCCGAATTCTACGAGCGCTTCGCAGCGTTGCGGTCGAAGCGCACCGATCTCAGCGCCACCGACCAGCAGCAGGTCGCCGACATCCTGAAGAACGCGTCCAGCAACCGCGTCGACGCCGACATCTATTTCGCCAAGTACCAGGAGAAGCTGAGCGAGGTCGGCGGTTGCGGCGACCGTCTGGCGTCCGCCAGCGCCGACCATTTCAAGGCGCAGATCGCCGCCGGCAAGGTCAACCTGGCCGGCAAGGTCGCCTTCGACCTCTTCGCCGACCACTTGGCCGCGCTCACGACCAAAAAGGCCGATTTCGAGGCGTGGCGCGACGCCATCATCCAGCGCTTCAAGGACACCAACGTTTTCAACCAGCTTTGA
- a CDS encoding ABC transporter permease, producing MTRRAPSRPAGTPERWTIGRLALADLRHEWILSLCMVLALAAILAPLLLLLGLKNGTIETLRNRLVEDPVFRELKPDGTLALPESWFAGTARDPRVSFVVPTILRGSSIVRLAPEGSDRSEPLDLLPTAGGDPLLLENNTPIPGPDEAVLSADAADKLKVVTGKRVELQVARVRQGRRETATQLLTVAAVLPPRADPLPRVYTTLPLAMDVENYREGLAVPARGWPGGTPHAHQSFDGAYVLTPERIDPLTARTLTIGTGFTRMDPLPAKALAARTGIALPDGWGALTLEVVQTPVGWEAVRSVKDKLRGRNAVVIPFLHDSTLQLGGAAVPVLGLSLPPEQAAALGLPDLPWGPASEARRFDEYARILLPRGIAATGTVGVRLSAGGISGVTVADLPVRVEGVVAGPRAIVPSELLGALRTATQRQVAHDPAQGALLLAPAGYRGFRLYARSIDDVASLHRHLRDQGIETNAKVQAIERIRTLDRGLTRIFWLVAVVGILGGMAALVASLYAAVERKRRDLSLIRLMGLPPRSVFGFPVWQSAVLALLASGFAIGGFYALASVINGVFAGDLELGERLCHLPPSILAGAASATVVGAVLASLYAAWRSTRIDPAEAIRVE from the coding sequence ATGACCAGACGCGCCCCCTCGCGCCCCGCCGGCACGCCCGAACGCTGGACCATCGGGCGGCTCGCCCTGGCCGACCTGCGCCACGAATGGATCCTCAGCCTGTGCATGGTGCTGGCGCTGGCCGCCATCCTGGCGCCGCTGCTGCTTCTGCTCGGGCTCAAGAACGGCACCATCGAGACGCTGCGCAACCGCCTGGTGGAAGACCCGGTCTTCCGGGAACTGAAGCCCGACGGCACGCTCGCCCTGCCGGAATCCTGGTTCGCGGGCACCGCGCGCGACCCGCGCGTCAGCTTCGTGGTGCCGACGATCCTGCGCGGTTCTTCCATCGTCCGCCTGGCGCCGGAAGGCAGCGACCGCAGCGAGCCGCTGGACCTGCTGCCGACGGCGGGGGGCGACCCGCTGCTTCTGGAAAACAACACGCCGATCCCCGGCCCCGACGAGGCCGTCCTGTCCGCGGACGCCGCCGACAAGCTGAAGGTCGTCACCGGCAAGCGCGTCGAGCTTCAGGTGGCCCGCGTCCGCCAGGGACGGCGCGAGACGGCGACGCAGCTCCTGACCGTGGCCGCCGTGCTGCCGCCGCGCGCGGACCCGCTGCCGCGCGTCTACACGACCCTGCCGCTGGCCATGGACGTGGAGAACTACCGCGAGGGGCTTGCCGTGCCCGCCCGCGGCTGGCCCGGCGGAACGCCCCACGCCCACCAGAGCTTCGACGGCGCCTACGTGCTGACGCCGGAGCGGATCGATCCGCTGACCGCGCGGACGCTGACCATCGGCACCGGCTTCACCCGCATGGACCCGTTGCCCGCGAAAGCGCTGGCCGCGCGGACCGGCATCGCGCTGCCGGACGGCTGGGGTGCGCTGACGCTGGAGGTCGTCCAGACCCCCGTCGGCTGGGAGGCGGTGCGGTCGGTCAAGGACAAGCTGCGCGGCCGCAACGCCGTCGTGATCCCGTTCCTGCACGACAGCACCCTGCAACTGGGCGGCGCGGCGGTGCCGGTGCTTGGCCTGTCGCTGCCGCCGGAGCAGGCGGCGGCGCTCGGCCTGCCGGACCTGCCCTGGGGGCCGGCCAGCGAGGCCCGCCGCTTTGACGAGTACGCCCGTATCCTGCTGCCCCGGGGCATCGCCGCGACCGGGACGGTCGGCGTCCGGTTGTCCGCGGGGGGAATCTCCGGCGTCACCGTCGCCGACCTGCCGGTCCGTGTCGAGGGCGTCGTCGCCGGGCCGCGCGCCATCGTTCCGTCCGAGCTTCTGGGCGCGCTGCGCACCGCCACCCAGCGTCAGGTCGCCCACGACCCGGCGCAGGGGGCGCTGCTCCTGGCCCCCGCGGGCTACCGCGGCTTCCGGCTCTACGCCCGCAGCATCGACGACGTGGCCAGCCTGCACCGGCATCTGCGGGACCAGGGGATCGAAACCAACGCCAAGGTTCAGGCCATCGAGCGCATCCGCACCCTGGACCGCGGCCTGACACGCATTTTCTGGCTGGTGGCGGTGGTCGGCATCCTGGGCGGCATGGCGGCGCTGGTCGCCAGCCTTTATGCGGCGGTGGAGCGCAAACGGCGCGACCTGTCGCTGATCCGCCTGATGGGCCTGCCGCCACGCTCCGTGTTCGGCTTCCCCGTGTGGCAGAGCGCCGTCCTGGCGCTGCTGGCCTCCGGCTTCGCCATCGGCGGCTTCTACGCCCTGGCGTCGGTCATCAACGGGGTGTTCGCGGGCGATCTCGAGCTGGGCGAGCGGCTGTGCCACCTGCCCCCGTCCATCCTGGCCGGCGCCGCGTCGGCCACCGTTGTCGGCGCCGTCCTGGCGTCTTTGTACGCGGCGTGGCGCTCCACCCGCATCGATCCTGCGGAGGCAATTCGTGTCGAATAA
- a CDS encoding ABC transporter ATP-binding protein: MTTTIRKPAPVATAAGALLSVRDLRKARSQADARFELHVPDFAVAPGQFVAIVGDSGCGKSTLLDTLALVLRPTSCAGFVLGAGHGFPAADLQDLWALGDQDRLAAIRRTQLGYVLQTGGLLPFLSVEENIRLPTRLAGATAGRDEIQALAQRIGIQGMLSKKPQHLSGGQRQRAAILRALIHKPRIILADEPTAAVDKARAGAIVADFAALARDRGTTIVMVTHDHDLVRPFADATYSFTLSHPSPTEVRSVCHRLS; this comes from the coding sequence ATGACCACCACGATCCGCAAGCCCGCGCCCGTCGCCACGGCGGCGGGCGCCCTCTTGTCCGTCCGCGACCTGCGCAAGGCGCGCAGCCAGGCCGACGCGCGCTTCGAACTGCACGTGCCCGACTTCGCCGTCGCGCCCGGGCAGTTCGTCGCCATCGTCGGCGACAGCGGTTGCGGCAAGAGCACGCTGCTCGACACGCTCGCCCTGGTGCTGCGGCCGACGTCCTGCGCCGGCTTCGTGCTCGGCGCCGGGCACGGCTTCCCCGCCGCCGATCTTCAGGATCTCTGGGCGCTCGGCGACCAGGACAGGTTGGCCGCCATCCGGCGCACGCAGCTTGGCTACGTGCTCCAGACCGGTGGGCTGCTGCCCTTCCTCTCGGTGGAGGAAAACATCCGCCTGCCCACCCGCCTTGCCGGAGCGACCGCCGGCCGAGACGAGATCCAGGCCCTGGCGCAGCGCATCGGCATCCAAGGCATGCTGTCCAAGAAGCCGCAGCACCTGTCCGGCGGCCAGCGCCAGCGGGCGGCGATCCTGCGCGCGCTGATCCACAAGCCGCGCATCATCCTGGCCGACGAGCCGACCGCCGCCGTGGACAAGGCCCGCGCCGGCGCCATCGTGGCCGATTTCGCGGCCCTGGCCCGCGACCGCGGCACGACCATCGTCATGGTCACGCACGACCACGACCTCGTCCGTCCCTTCGCGGACGCGACCTACAGCTTCACCCTGTCGCACCCGTCGCCGACCGAAGTCCGCTCGGTCTGCCACCGCCTCTCATGA
- a CDS encoding vWA domain-containing protein, protein MPSLAKLSLRSSVAGWALLAAMPTALLTALPASAGTSYQIQCQEAGKPCRETETLLPLRVLPRPSASIFKSKDASPGNLAVENVPAFRPLFVFAREEVDYTDPTNAKGWYQVGGGEAKPEGWMPAKDVMEWRQALVVAYTHPGVGKEARHPVLMFDDQAALERIALGKDRESEAGKIYESVEKGEKPKSVVSIEPKRFADIEDNFYVLPVLDFKSVTKFDDEARLLQLAAAVPGKRSDEKNQTTLGNAAYAQASTAKATLSGDAAKGLKVDIVFVMDLTGSMGPFVESTKTAITDLTRAITKDPKLKEAVRFGLVGYRDDLRVEPKLEFVSKNFTPKLLQDTDFVSVIDQQVRASAVSSDDYAEEGYAGVKTALNETAWTDGALRFMVMVGDASAHEPGHKQSTTRLSAAELRHMANDQHVSVYSIHLKAQRYAKDHPKAEEQFSTLANNPGTNAPALFSFDADKPEEYATVVKQISGQLSELVDAARKGREVVPDALSESVSVPSSAPSAAAAPAGGDAELKDEGWNPEARQKELLGAQADRPEVKEQAKKINEVAAAALINYLGGETVRDLTFWAMDRDLIDPRKKALDVRVLVSKTELNDLIGALQKVTDALSTAEVAQLEFFTALQSVMAQTTTGTPIDFEKAQKLAQTELMPKWIEKLPYRSAIMEMNNATYEALTPDERVTLEQSLQSKLQYYVEVNANVDAWKVLDGRGTDGAKVYALPLDALP, encoded by the coding sequence ATGCCCTCCCTCGCGAAACTCAGCCTGCGCTCTTCGGTTGCAGGCTGGGCGCTCCTCGCCGCCATGCCGACCGCTCTGCTGACCGCCCTGCCGGCCTCCGCCGGCACGAGCTACCAGATCCAGTGCCAGGAGGCGGGCAAGCCCTGCCGCGAGACCGAGACGCTGCTGCCGTTGCGTGTGCTGCCGCGTCCGAGCGCCAGCATCTTCAAGTCCAAGGACGCCTCCCCCGGCAACCTCGCCGTCGAGAACGTGCCGGCTTTCCGCCCGCTGTTCGTCTTCGCGCGCGAGGAGGTGGACTACACCGACCCGACCAACGCCAAGGGCTGGTATCAGGTCGGCGGCGGCGAAGCCAAGCCGGAGGGCTGGATGCCGGCGAAGGATGTCATGGAGTGGCGGCAGGCGCTGGTTGTCGCCTACACCCACCCGGGGGTCGGCAAGGAAGCGCGCCATCCGGTCCTGATGTTCGACGACCAGGCGGCGCTGGAGCGGATCGCCCTGGGCAAGGACCGGGAGTCCGAAGCCGGCAAGATCTATGAGTCGGTCGAGAAGGGCGAAAAGCCGAAGTCGGTCGTGTCGATCGAGCCCAAGCGCTTCGCCGACATCGAAGACAACTTCTATGTGCTGCCCGTCCTGGACTTCAAGTCCGTCACCAAGTTCGACGACGAGGCGCGGCTGCTCCAGCTCGCGGCGGCCGTTCCGGGCAAGCGGTCGGACGAGAAGAACCAGACCACGCTGGGCAACGCCGCCTACGCCCAGGCGAGCACCGCAAAGGCCACCCTGTCCGGCGACGCGGCCAAGGGGCTGAAGGTCGACATCGTTTTCGTCATGGACCTGACCGGCTCGATGGGGCCGTTCGTGGAGAGCACAAAGACGGCCATCACCGACCTCACACGCGCCATCACCAAGGATCCCAAGCTGAAGGAGGCCGTGCGCTTCGGTCTCGTGGGCTACCGCGACGACCTGCGGGTCGAACCGAAGCTGGAGTTCGTGTCGAAGAACTTCACGCCGAAGCTGCTCCAGGACACCGATTTCGTGTCGGTAATCGACCAGCAGGTCCGCGCTTCCGCCGTGAGCAGCGACGACTACGCCGAGGAAGGCTACGCGGGCGTCAAGACCGCGCTGAACGAGACCGCCTGGACCGATGGCGCCCTGCGCTTCATGGTCATGGTCGGCGACGCCTCGGCTCATGAGCCGGGCCACAAGCAGAGCACCACGCGCCTCAGCGCGGCCGAACTGCGCCACATGGCCAACGACCAGCATGTGTCCGTCTACTCGATCCATCTGAAGGCGCAGCGCTACGCCAAGGATCACCCGAAGGCGGAAGAACAGTTCTCGACGCTGGCCAACAACCCCGGTACGAACGCGCCGGCCCTGTTCTCCTTCGACGCCGACAAGCCCGAGGAATACGCGACGGTGGTCAAGCAGATTTCCGGCCAACTCTCGGAACTGGTCGACGCGGCGCGCAAGGGCCGTGAGGTCGTTCCGGACGCGCTGAGCGAATCGGTGAGCGTCCCCTCCTCGGCGCCCTCCGCCGCGGCGGCCCCGGCCGGCGGGGACGCCGAACTGAAGGACGAAGGCTGGAACCCGGAAGCCCGCCAGAAGGAGCTTCTGGGCGCCCAGGCCGACCGGCCCGAGGTGAAGGAGCAGGCCAAGAAGATCAACGAGGTCGCGGCAGCCGCCCTCATCAACTATCTGGGCGGCGAGACCGTCCGCGACCTGACCTTCTGGGCGATGGACCGCGACCTGATTGACCCGCGCAAGAAGGCGCTGGACGTCCGCGTGCTGGTCAGCAAGACGGAGTTGAACGACCTGATCGGCGCCCTCCAGAAGGTCACCGATGCGCTGTCCACCGCGGAGGTGGCGCAGCTGGAGTTCTTCACCGCGCTCCAGTCGGTCATGGCCCAGACGACCACCGGCACGCCGATCGACTTCGAAAAGGCGCAAAAGCTGGCGCAGACCGAGCTGATGCCCAAGTGGATCGAAAAGCTGCCGTACCGCAGCGCGATCATGGAGATGAACAACGCCACCTATGAGGCGCTGACCCCCGACGAGCGCGTGACCCTGGAGCAGTCGCTCCAGTCCAAGCTCCAGTACTACGTCGAGGTGAACGCCAACGTGGACGCCTGGAAGGTTCTGGACGGGCGCGGCACCGACGGCGCGAAGGTCTACGCCCTGCCGCTCGACGCCCTGCCCTGA
- a CDS encoding vWA domain-containing protein: MDEQLIPDVALKRNKAERLPCVVVVDGSLSMGQSGAIADLNEGLKLLAADLKDDDDACDAVQIAIIRMGDDDQVETLIPFTDAADFLAPAVRANGSTPLGKAVDMAMSMIEDQKQRYRQAGVTYKRPWLFVMSDGEPTDEIQEVASRARQAQDDKKFILWAIGIGRQVNLGPLSQFCTPDRQPVRLEQSKFKEMFKWMSESAKSGSKKASGQQVSMANPSGWMSATL, translated from the coding sequence ATGGATGAACAACTCATTCCCGATGTCGCGCTGAAAAGGAACAAGGCGGAGCGTCTTCCCTGCGTCGTGGTTGTGGACGGATCGCTGTCGATGGGGCAGAGCGGGGCCATCGCCGACCTGAACGAAGGCCTGAAGCTGCTCGCGGCGGACCTGAAGGACGACGACGACGCCTGCGACGCCGTGCAGATCGCGATCATCCGCATGGGCGACGACGACCAGGTCGAAACGCTAATTCCTTTCACCGATGCCGCGGATTTCCTGGCTCCGGCGGTCCGTGCCAACGGCTCGACGCCGCTGGGCAAGGCCGTGGACATGGCCATGTCGATGATCGAGGACCAGAAGCAGCGCTACCGGCAGGCTGGCGTCACCTACAAGCGGCCCTGGCTGTTCGTCATGTCCGACGGCGAGCCCACCGACGAGATCCAGGAGGTCGCGTCGCGCGCCCGTCAGGCTCAGGACGACAAGAAGTTTATCCTGTGGGCGATCGGCATCGGCCGTCAGGTCAACCTGGGGCCGCTGTCGCAGTTCTGCACCCCCGATCGCCAGCCGGTCCGCCTGGAGCAGAGCAAGTTCAAGGAGATGTTCAAGTGGATGTCGGAGTCGGCCAAGTCCGGCTCGAAGAAGGCGTCCGGCCAGCAGGTCTCCATGGCCAATCCGAGCGGCTGGATGTCTGCGACGCTCTGA